A single genomic interval of Myxococcales bacterium harbors:
- a CDS encoding PilN domain-containing protein → MIEINLLPHRESRRIADLRQTVAILFLGLVVAGGAIFFVARDVNNDLARAQTNVRQLEAAIEQFKPQQAQVAKFKKQRKRLEDKIDVIKGLEKARTGPVRLFDELSNLTPERLWLSSLKTKGHELTIEGSSLDTGIVADFLRSMNQSDYFTEVDLKKTAGGKNVGGVKLVKFKISADFMNLKASASKKGKG, encoded by the coding sequence ATGATCGAAATCAATCTACTACCGCATCGAGAATCGCGCCGCATCGCAGACCTGCGTCAGACCGTGGCAATTTTGTTCCTCGGCCTGGTGGTCGCCGGAGGTGCCATCTTCTTTGTGGCGCGCGATGTGAACAACGACCTCGCTCGGGCGCAAACCAACGTTCGCCAACTGGAGGCTGCGATCGAACAGTTCAAGCCCCAGCAGGCGCAGGTGGCCAAATTCAAAAAGCAGCGAAAACGGCTCGAAGACAAGATCGATGTCATCAAGGGTCTCGAGAAAGCGCGCACGGGTCCGGTCCGGTTGTTCGACGAACTGTCGAACCTGACTCCAGAGCGGCTCTGGCTGAGTTCGCTCAAGACGAAGGGTCACGAACTCACCATCGAGGGTTCGAGCCTGGACACCGGAATCGTGGCTGACTTTCTGCGCAGCATGAATCAATCCGATTATTTCACCGAAGTTGATCTGAAGAAGACCGCGGGCGGCAAGAACGTCGGTGGCGTGAAACTCGTAAAATTCAAGATCAGCGCTGACTTCATGAATTTGAAGGCGAGTGCGAGCAAGAAGGGTAAGGGGTGA